The sequence below is a genomic window from Candidatus Schekmanbacteria bacterium.
AAGATGCATCTTTTCAACTTCACATATTTCTCTGCCGTCAAAACCAAGATTTGCTTTCTTTACTATTTCTCTTTGTTTTTTCAATCTAAGACAATTTTTAAATCGTACTGTAATTTCACCATTTTCAGGTTCTGAAACCTCATATTCACCGGGACCGTGCATCATCTGATCATTATAAAGAACCCTCTTTATTGCCTCCTTTAACGACTTATTTGGAGCAAGCTTTCCTACAATACGAGCCATTGGGCCAATAAACCTTGGTGCCATATAGCGGTATGCTTCTACTGTATCATCAACCCATTCCTGCACAGTGCCAAGACGTTTATGAGTTTTATAACTAATTGCATGGTCCATTGTAAAAAAGTCATGGAGACGGTCCCACTTTTCTTCAATGGGCATCTCCTTTATATCTGGTTTTTTCATTTCCATAACAATTCTCCTTTCTTTAAATAGTAACCATTTAGTTAGTTTTAGAATTTTATCAAATTCAAACTTTCTTATATACCCAGACGCATCCTCCTTCCTCCCATTCAATTCTTACGGGAATACATCCCATTCTACAGGCAGGATGGTTTGGATGAGTCAAGTGCATCTTTTCGACTTCGCATATCTCACGCTCATCAAAGTCATATCCAAGTTGTTTTATCCATTTTTTATGCCTCTTTAAGCGAGCGCAGTTACGCCATCTAACAATTATCTGTCCATCTTTTGGTTCAGAGTATTCAAATTCCGAAACATCATGGTGCTGTTGGTCGAGTTTAAAAACAGCTTCGAAGGTTTTTTTAAGATATAGGTTAGGGGCAAGGTTGCTTATATTCTTAACAATAGGTCCTAAAAACCTCGGTACAGATTTATTATAAGCTTCAACGGTGTCGTTTACCCATTCCTGCACAGTGCCAAGACGTTTATGGGTATAGTAGCTTATCATATGGTCCATTTCAAAGAAATCACAGCATCGGTCATACCTCTCTTCCAAGGACAACTCTTTTACATTTGCCTTATGAGTTTTTAACTCTTCAGCCATTATCCTGCCTCCTTTTATTTAATTAGAGAGGCATTTTTTCCAAATCAAGTACTTTCAGCTGTGGCTGCCTCTTTCTTTGCTTTACTAGATTTTACAATTGCGGCATTTGGGCACACCTTTATACAAGCTCCGCACTCAACACAAGTTTCCTCATCGATTTTGTAAGTGTCCTCATACTCAATAATTGAATTTGTTGGACAGATATGCCAGCATGTTCCACAAATAATACAATCTTCTGTGATGACAAATGCCATTTTAAATCTCCTCTTTTATCATTACATTGCAATTCCCGTTTGAATATTCTCTAAATTTTCAACGATTAAAGGAAGGATATCATAGTGTATTGTGCAATAGACCTCTCCGGGATTGAGATTCATCAGACAGCGAGCCTGTTCATCTCCCATATTGAAAGTTATTGTTTTATTGTGAAAAACAATTGGAAATGAATTTGTGCACCAAGCACTTCCTGAAACCCCCTGGACAAGCTCCCCTGTTTTCCATGTGTAAGCTTTTGTAAGACGCATAACTCTATATGCATCGGTGACAATCATCACAATATCTGGATTTTCAACATCCTCGAGAGCGCCGATAACCTGATATTTATGATGAATAAAATGGTGGGGGATCTGCTGGTTAACCCTTCTAAATACTTTCCGGGTTGAATATCCTTTTTTAAATCCTATTGTTGATGCCATTCCTGCATCAAATTCTTCTTTTGTTACTTTTCTATTGCCTATACCTGAATAGACTGCACCACCACACATTATATTTTTATTTGTGATGTAAAATGGTTTTCTTCCCTCTTCCCACATTTCAGCCACTATTGCGCAATGGAAGGATATATCATCACCATAAGGTTCAACATTGACAGGAAGCTCATCATAAAGTTTAAAAGCAATTATTCTCCTTTCATATCCTTCAAGCTCTTTAAGTTTTTCTGCTAATATTTTATTCTTTCCCATTATCCTCTATAGCTTTATAGTGATTATATTACCCAAGCATATCATCAATATTCAATCCCACAGATTCCATTTGCTCGGCAATTACATTACGCGTGATATTTGTGTATTTTTTTTCTTTAGCAAATTCCTCAACTTTTTCCACTGCAAATTCTCTGATGCCATCTGGAGCAGACATAACTAAACTAATTGCCTCATCATCCCAAGGCATAGTTATCTTCAATCCTGATGTGGTTTTGTTACCATCTTTTGAAGGCTCTTCCTTTTTCTTCCAAAATTTTGACCATTCAGGTTTTGTTGCCGCAAGATTTTCTCTTGTATCTATGCGTACATCGACTAAAAGCTTATGCAAGTTTTGAACATATTCAATTGGGATAATCACAAAAAGCTCATCATTTTTAATCCTATTAAACATCCTACCGCCAAAATCTCCAAAGGTTATGACTACATTCTTTTCATGCCACGGCGAAGAAAAAAGCTCACCGCAAAGAGAAGTGCCAAATGAACCATATGGCTTAATTCCATCTTCAACAATACGGCATGCAGCTATATTGTTTGCATTGTGGGGATTTGCAACTACTACAATCCAATCGACATCTACATTTTCAGGCACATCGTCGAGAGGCGCAGCACCAATTCCTTTAACCATCCCCGGCGGTAAATTGCGCATTCCTGCCTTTAAGCGAGCTGCACCCTCATATGAAAAAAAACTGCTTGTCTTTGAAAGATATTCACCATTGACAATATCCTTTTTCCCTTCTATTAAACCGCAATGATAGGCACCGACAAGACAATCATGATGTCTTTCATCAAAATAGACCCTCTTGCCTTCATCCATAGCTAAACGGATAATTGTACAGGGCTCACTTTCAATTGGCGAATATTCTTCTGGGATATTATTACGGAAAAGAGTTATCGCAACAGGTTTTCCTCTAACCTTGCCTTTTTCAATCAGTATAGTGGAGATTTCTTTTAAATTCATCTTTAAAATTTTTTTGAACAAAGACTTGTTTTATTCAATTAAATAAAATGTATTATTTGTCAAACAATTTCCTTCAAAATCTTGAAGAACTTTTCAAATGATGTGTTAAAAGAAATAATAAACATAAAATAAAGAGGAGTGTAAAAGAAATGAAACATTCAAAAGTAGTTTTAATTCTATTTATTTCAGTTTTTCTTATTATCCTTTTATCCCCTTGGAGCATTGCTGATGAAAAAAATACACAGAAAGAATCGTATTCAAAAATAGAAGCACTCGATGGCTCTTATTGGATTCAGGTCAACGAAGATGGTTTTGGCGATGAAAATAATGTGGCAGTTGTTGCAATGAAGGAATATCAAAACAATCTATATGCTTTGGTTCGAAATGACAAAGAAGGTGCGGAGGTTTGGCGTTTTGATGGAAAACATTGGGAACAAGTGCTATTCCCAAATAATGTGGAAAACGGAATCTATAACAACTATTTTATCAACTCTCATATGGGGGCTATGGAAGTTTTCAAAGGAAAGCTTTATGTTGGATTTTCATCAGGAGTTCAGGGATATTATCTCAAGTCCTCCGGATGTGAAATATGGCGATATGACGGCTCAAAATGGGAACCGGTAGTTTCCGATAAAAAAGATGTTGATGAAAAAGGCATAATCAGCGCTATTTCAGGATGTAAAGACAAAGACGGTGAAACAACGGCAATCTTTATTGATAGTTCAAAAAAATGGGAAAAGAACCGGTGGAAAGGAGGAGTTTTACAGATAACATCTGGCAGGGGAAGATTTAGAAGATTTGATATTGTCTCAAATACAGAAAATACCTTAATAGTTCAGCAAAATGAAATTGGCGGCAATAGGGGAAAGGAATATACAGTATGTAAAGAAAAACATTACATAAATCCATTCCCTCTGCATGAATATGATCTCCCGCCAGTTTCAGCAGGAGACAGTTATGAAATAGGAATGGGAAACGATGAAAACGGCTTTGGAGATTACTTTAACAAAGCTATTTCAAGTATGGTTGTCTTTGAAGGCAAACTCTATGCAAGCACAGTGTTAAATTATGATTATGGCGGACAGGTATGGTATACAATAGATGGAGAAAATTGGAAAATTACAAATCCTCCTCGAAGTTTAGGACTTTTTCATGATGACCCAAATTATCCCGATTCAAAAAAGCCGGTAACAAGAGGAATACCGAGTCTCGGCGTATGTGATATTGAAGGGGAACCTAATCTTTATGCCGGCACTCTCGGCTCAGATGGAAATCTTGGGGGATGTGCACGCTTTGCAAAACTTACAATTTCAGGCTGGGAACTAATTGTAGATTCAAGTATCGATGAAAATGATACAGGAACAAATGAAAATGGATTTGGTTCAGGTATGGAGTGCAATATGTTTAATGGCAATTTCAATGTCTGGAGCCAAGCTTGTTTTAAAAAGAAGCTGTTTGTCGGAATACAATCAATTGCAGGTGCAAGGGTTTTATATACCAAAACAGCAAGCCCCAAAGACGGAAGTTGGTTTTACAGTGTAGGAGGCAATGGGAAACTCCCTGCAGGATTTGACGGAAAGACCAACAAAGGCGCTTCAATGGTAATGAAAAAACCTGTTTTTGAAACCATCGCGGTTCAGCTTTTTCCATATGGCGATTATCTTTATGCAGGGCTCGTTCGTCTTTATATGCCGCTTATGGGTGCAGGCGCTGAAACTTTGACTGGCTCTCAGATATGGAAGACGAAAGATGGAATAAACTGGGTCGAAGTAACAAAGAACGGTTTTGGCGATAAAACAATTCTTAACTTTCAATCATTTTGTGTATATAAAGATAATCTCTATGTCTCAGGAAGCAGAGCGGCAAACACTGTTGGAGGAGGACTTGGGGGAACAAAAATCTTTAAACTTCTAAAATAAAATAGCTCATCTAATTATTAGAAAAAAAATTTCTTATTTTATGCCATAAGCCGCTTCCAATCATTTCGTCTGCAATTTTTAAAATATGCTTCACATTTTCCAACACATCACTGTCTCCGGGCCAATTTCTTTGGAGAATTTCAGGATCTATAGAATTGGTTATCTTATTTATCAGATAAGCGGCAATTACAATATCGTCTGCATAACCAAATGCACCAAGTATTGCTTCAGGC
It includes:
- a CDS encoding 4Fe-4S dicluster domain-containing protein — encoded protein: MAFVITEDCIICGTCWHICPTNSIIEYEDTYKIDEETCVECGACIKVCPNAAIVKSSKAKKEAATAEST